Proteins co-encoded in one Ictalurus punctatus breed USDA103 chromosome 18, Coco_2.0, whole genome shotgun sequence genomic window:
- the rln1 gene encoding prorelaxin H1, with protein sequence MSRLLIPVLLCGVCVCARAVQQRDYGVKLCGREFIRAVIFTCGGSRWRRDLDLELPGQDPNLLLLSYQSSSDGDKQLGWIKSNDEAPDKRSSILSSSSSLSDLLQAMGAQKNTRDESSLPEEVQRNWLDSLFSSGPLGGEHVRSLDLSWLREDRRKRNYSLGLAGLCCSQGCTKNDIGRLC encoded by the exons ATGTCCCGGCTGCTGATCCCGGTGCTGCTGTGCggggtgtgcgtgtgcgcgcgcgcggtGCAGCAGCGGGACTACGGAGTGAAGCTGTGCGGGAGAGAGTTCATCCGCGCCGTCATCTTCACCTGCGGGGGCTCGCGGTGGAGACGAGACCTCGACCTGGAGCTACCGGGACAGG ATCCGAACCTGCTGCTGCTGTCTTACCAGAGCTCGTCAGACGGAGACAAGCAACTTGGCTGGATAAAAAGCAATGACGAAGCTCCAGACAAACGATCCTccatcctctcctcctcctcctctctcagtGACCTCCTCCAGGCTATGGGAGCTCAGAAGAACACCAGAGATGAGTCGAGTCTGCCTGAGGAAGTGCAGCGGAACTGGCTGGACTCGCTCTTCTCCTCCGGGCCACTAGGGGGCGAACATGTCAGGAGTTTAGACCTCAGCTGGCTTCGTGAGGACCGGAGGAAGCGAAACTACTCGCTCGGCCTGGCGGGGCTCTGCTGCAGTCAGGGCTGCACCAAGAACGACATCGGACGTCTGTGctga